The Pseudanabaena sp. FACHB-2040 DNA segment GCTCTAGATCCTGGGCTCGGTTATGCTCTCCCACAATCATGCCTCGGTAGACCTTAGTCCCGGGGTTGATGAAGAACACGCCCCGATCCTCGGCGTTCTTCATGGCATAGAAGGTGGAAACGCCTTCTTCAAAGGAAATCAGCACACCGTTGCGGCGGGTTTCGAGGTCACCGGACATGGGTCGGTAGTCAAGGAAGCTGTGGTTCATGATGCCTTCCCCGCGGGTCAGACGCATGAACTCGCCCCGGAAGCCAATTAGGCCCCGCGCCGGGATCACAAATTCCAAGGTGGCGCGACCGTCGCCCATCACTCGCATGTCCTGCATTTCGCCCCGGCGTTGGCCCAAGCGCTCCATGCAGCCGCCTACTCCATCTTCAGGCACGTCTAGCACCAGCAACTCATAGGGCTCACAGGGATGACCGCTGACCTCACGGTAGATTACCTGAGGCTGGGATACCTGGAACTCATAGCCCTCCCGGCGCATGGTCTCGATCAGAATGCCTAGGTGAAGTTCACCCCGGCCCGAAACCGCGAATTTGTCGGGGGAGTCGGTTTCTTCGACCCGCAGCGCCACGTTGGTTTCTAGTTCACGCATCAGCCGATCGCGAATCTGGCGGGAGGTGACGAAGCTACCTTCCTGCCCAGCGAAAGGTGAGTCGTTGACGGCAAAGGTCATCTGCAGGGTGGGCTCGTCTACCTTGATGAGGGGTAGGGCCAAAGGCTCATCGGGGCAAGCGACGGTTTCACCAATGTTGGCGTCGGCAAAGCCTGAGATCGCAACAATGTTTCCAGCAGAAGCTTGCTCAATTTCAATCCGGCGCAGACCTTCAAAGCCTAGCAGCTTGGTGATCTTGCCCCTGGTAAGGCTGCCGTCTTCTTTGATCAGCGTAGCCTGCTGACCCATGCGGATGACACCATTGTGAATCTTGCCAATCACAATCCGGCCCAGGTACTCAGAATAGTCCAGGGTCGTTACCTGCAGCTGCAGCGGCTTAGCAGGATCGCCAACAGGTGGGGGAACGTGGTCCAAAATCGCTTCAAAGAGCGGCTGCATGTCACTGCTCTCGTCTTCCACGCTGTTCTTAGCAAACCCAGCTAAGCCGGAGGCAAAGAGATAAGGAAACTCGCACTGATCGTCGTCAGCGCCTAGTTCCAGAAACAGATCCAGCACCTTGTCTACGGCACCGAAGGGATCAGCTTGAGGACGGTCAATCTTGTTGACCACCACAATCGGCCGCAGGCCTTTTTCCAGCGCCTTCTTCAGCACAAAGCGGGTCTGAGGCATGGGGCCTTCGTTGGCATCGACAATCAAAATACAGCCATCAACCATGCCCAGCACCCGCTCAACCTCACCACCAAAGTCGGCGTGGCCAGGGGTGTCTACGATGTTGATCAGCATGTCTCTGTAGCGGACAGCTGTGTTCTTAGAGAGAATTGTGATGCCACGCTCTCGCTCCAGGTCGTTTGAGTCCATGACGCAGTCAGGAACGTCCTCTCCCTCCCGGAAGATACCGGATTGTTTTAAGAGTGCATCTACAAGGGTGGTTTTACCGTGGTCAACGTGGGCAATGATTGCAACGTTGCGAATGGGGAGAGTCATGGTAATCACAGGAGTTTGAGCGTTGGGAAAGTCTGATTTTTAACTGATAAGAGAAAATTATTGAGCCTTGGCCAGACCTGTAAGAAGTCTTAACAATTGTAGCTTAATTAACCACACGACTGTGGGTTGTCAGCATAA contains these protein-coding regions:
- the typA gene encoding translational GTPase TypA; this encodes MTLPIRNVAIIAHVDHGKTTLVDALLKQSGIFREGEDVPDCVMDSNDLERERGITILSKNTAVRYRDMLINIVDTPGHADFGGEVERVLGMVDGCILIVDANEGPMPQTRFVLKKALEKGLRPIVVVNKIDRPQADPFGAVDKVLDLFLELGADDDQCEFPYLFASGLAGFAKNSVEDESSDMQPLFEAILDHVPPPVGDPAKPLQLQVTTLDYSEYLGRIVIGKIHNGVIRMGQQATLIKEDGSLTRGKITKLLGFEGLRRIEIEQASAGNIVAISGFADANIGETVACPDEPLALPLIKVDEPTLQMTFAVNDSPFAGQEGSFVTSRQIRDRLMRELETNVALRVEETDSPDKFAVSGRGELHLGILIETMRREGYEFQVSQPQVIYREVSGHPCEPYELLVLDVPEDGVGGCMERLGQRRGEMQDMRVMGDGRATLEFVIPARGLIGFRGEFMRLTRGEGIMNHSFLDYRPMSGDLETRRNGVLISFEEGVSTFYAMKNAEDRGVFFINPGTKVYRGMIVGEHNRAQDLELNVCKTKQLTNHRAATGDELVQLQTPVDMSLERALEYIGPDEMVEVTPESIRLRKITKKLAKR